The following coding sequences lie in one Mucilaginibacter sp. KACC 22773 genomic window:
- a CDS encoding sensor histidine kinase, whose translation MELKPQPGNFPIKNHFIFWMIFIAYEIIISRSYSGTFSSVLDYITYYTLNITLFYIHAQCLISFSFSGRLKYILWLLVFAAELLSYLFIKYIISICYYKIGLYQSAPSKVGVFFREGVWRGFYFMGLGSAYGFFVSSIRYKNRVTELEIGKLQNQIALKELENEKLFSDIAFLKVQINPHFIFNTLSLIHNDVARLSEEAGERLLMLSDVMRFAIEEPGPDGKIDLEIELTYIENYVFLNQERFNKELNIHLSVTGEVSEARIIPLIIITLIENVFKYGELRRKEYPAKIDIGVENGQLQLLITNRKRSGNYLKGFGIGMKNIRRRLDLHYMNNYTLEIEQALEDYSLRLYINLL comes from the coding sequence ATGGAGTTAAAACCTCAACCTGGAAATTTTCCAATCAAGAATCATTTTATTTTTTGGATGATATTTATTGCCTATGAGATAATAATTTCGCGTTCTTACAGCGGTACGTTTTCTTCTGTACTTGACTATATTACCTACTATACCCTTAATATAACACTGTTTTACATACATGCCCAATGCCTAATAAGTTTCAGTTTTTCAGGTAGGTTAAAATATATTTTGTGGTTATTAGTCTTTGCGGCCGAGTTACTGTCGTATTTATTTATAAAATATATAATTTCAATATGCTATTATAAAATTGGTTTGTATCAGAGTGCTCCCAGTAAAGTTGGCGTTTTTTTCAGAGAGGGGGTCTGGCGCGGTTTTTATTTTATGGGTCTGGGCTCGGCGTACGGTTTTTTTGTATCGTCTATCAGATATAAAAACAGAGTGACGGAACTTGAGATCGGAAAATTGCAAAACCAAATAGCTTTGAAAGAGCTCGAAAATGAAAAACTGTTTTCAGATATTGCTTTTTTAAAGGTTCAAATCAACCCTCATTTTATCTTTAATACGCTCAGCCTGATTCACAACGATGTCGCGAGGCTTTCCGAAGAGGCGGGAGAACGTCTGCTGATGTTATCCGATGTAATGCGTTTTGCAATAGAAGAACCAGGTCCCGATGGAAAGATAGATCTGGAAATTGAATTAACGTATATTGAAAATTATGTTTTTTTGAATCAGGAGCGTTTTAATAAAGAATTGAATATTCATTTGTCGGTAACCGGAGAAGTTTCCGAAGCGCGGATAATTCCTTTAATCATTATTACGTTAATAGAAAATGTCTTTAAATATGGAGAGTTAAGAAGAAAGGAATATCCGGCCAAGATTGATATCGGCGTAGAAAATGGTCAATTGCAGCTGTTGATTACGAATAGAAAACGATCCGGTAATTATTTAAAAGGTTTTGGAATAGGTATGAAAAACATTCGTAGGCGGCTTGATTTACATTACATGAATAATTACACCTTAGAGATCGAGCAGGCCCTTGAGGACTATTCGTTAAGGCTTTACATTAATTTGTTATAA
- a CDS encoding LytR/AlgR family response regulator transcription factor, whose amino-acid sequence MNCYIIDDELHSIDTIKGYILKSDKLQFAGSSTNPVRGQSEINSRDDVDLVFIDIDMPDVSGLELTKLIPSEIAVIFISAHHKYAVDAFELNVVDFLLKPISLPRFLKAIQKVETVKGALLKDTYRSSDSLFISPGTRGKVIQVHLNQIVYIEGLKNYVIVHLTSEEKHITYLTMSEIEMALPQVQFIRIHKSFIVNKSMIQSIEGNMITVNSKIQLPLGHTYKDKFKDIIGMIMLKSKR is encoded by the coding sequence ATGAATTGTTACATTATCGATGATGAATTACATTCAATAGATACGATTAAAGGATATATTTTAAAATCTGATAAGCTGCAGTTTGCGGGCAGTTCAACAAACCCGGTTCGCGGACAATCGGAAATAAACAGTAGAGATGATGTAGATTTGGTTTTTATAGACATTGATATGCCTGACGTTTCCGGTCTTGAACTGACAAAGTTGATACCGTCTGAAATCGCCGTCATTTTTATTTCAGCCCATCATAAATATGCTGTAGATGCTTTTGAACTTAATGTTGTAGACTTTCTCTTAAAACCGATTTCTCTGCCAAGATTTCTTAAGGCGATTCAGAAAGTCGAGACAGTCAAAGGGGCGCTATTGAAAGACACCTATCGAAGTTCGGACTCTTTGTTTATAAGTCCGGGAACCCGGGGGAAGGTGATACAGGTTCACTTAAACCAAATAGTTTACATTGAGGGGTTGAAAAACTATGTAATCGTCCATTTAACAAGTGAAGAGAAACATATAACTTATCTTACGATGTCTGAAATTGAGATGGCTTTACCCCAAGTTCAATTTATAAGAATTCATAAATCATTTATAGTTAATAAGTCGATGATCCAAAGTATTGAAGGGAATATGATTACCGTTAACAGTAAAATCCAATTGCCCCTTGGACATACTTACAAAGATAAATTCAAAGATATAATCGGTATGATTATGCTCAAGAGCAAAAGGTAA
- a CDS encoding radical SAM/SPASM domain-containing protein: MKDIKYSFYNVIVPIAEKSEYLIYNLISGGLEVLNWEQGSYVETVGQSVLRLDDSVGAERHKLLNYLYDKGFFVKGDLNEREEYNKFYSKKRELLYDKDDGSINLTVGTTIMCNMGCPYCFEFVKPNKSLNDIENLRSIINYINDMLEQSPVKRWHALNVTWYGGEPLINKNAISRLTPMLKDLCAKHGISYSANIITNGILLTSDNWALLKNCDVKNVQITVDGPQKTHDKSRPLKGRNNEKKNYFQILENLCLMPAGMHVTVRINTDREIADSIDELFQDFHVFGLWPMRSDQISFSTAWLRTYEEANESDLSARFSVGDFFDFQQSFRLNLVTRYNRWAAQNQREQARLKWVLPEIQDECATWVSPYSLVVDPDGNIHKCWETIHDGKEAISHVSQGFKIESHQPYMDYDRSQVNEICSSCKYLPVCDKLSCSHQALKEGMPDCTPWKTKTEDSLKHQYLLMDSRPDLIIFPGHTNKVNTGHSNK, encoded by the coding sequence ATGAAGGATATAAAATATAGTTTTTACAATGTTATAGTTCCGATAGCAGAAAAGTCTGAATATCTGATTTATAATTTGATCAGCGGAGGGCTGGAGGTTTTAAATTGGGAACAGGGCTCTTATGTTGAAACTGTCGGGCAATCGGTATTAAGGCTTGATGATAGTGTTGGTGCAGAGCGTCATAAGCTGTTGAACTACCTTTATGATAAGGGTTTTTTTGTAAAAGGGGATTTAAACGAACGTGAAGAATACAACAAGTTTTATTCAAAAAAAAGGGAACTGTTGTATGATAAGGATGACGGGAGTATTAACCTGACGGTGGGCACTACGATCATGTGCAATATGGGTTGCCCATATTGTTTTGAGTTTGTAAAGCCCAATAAGTCATTAAATGATATCGAGAACCTTCGTTCAATCATCAATTATATTAATGATATGCTTGAGCAATCGCCGGTAAAAAGATGGCATGCGCTCAATGTTACCTGGTACGGTGGCGAACCTTTGATTAATAAGAACGCAATATCGAGGCTAACCCCAATGTTAAAGGATCTTTGTGCCAAGCATGGTATCAGCTATTCGGCCAATATCATCACGAATGGTATCCTGCTTACTTCCGATAACTGGGCACTTCTAAAAAACTGCGATGTAAAAAATGTACAAATTACGGTAGACGGGCCACAAAAAACGCATGACAAAAGCCGTCCGCTCAAGGGGCGTAATAATGAAAAGAAGAATTATTTTCAGATACTTGAAAACCTTTGTTTAATGCCGGCTGGTATGCATGTCACGGTGCGGATCAATACAGACCGTGAGATAGCCGACTCAATAGATGAGCTGTTTCAGGATTTTCATGTATTTGGTTTGTGGCCAATGCGCTCGGACCAGATTTCTTTTAGCACAGCCTGGTTGCGTACGTATGAAGAGGCGAACGAGTCTGACCTGAGTGCCCGGTTTAGCGTAGGTGACTTTTTTGATTTTCAGCAGTCTTTCAGGTTGAACCTGGTAACGCGCTATAACCGGTGGGCTGCACAAAACCAGCGTGAACAGGCCCGGTTAAAATGGGTGTTGCCAGAAATACAGGATGAGTGTGCTACGTGGGTGTCTCCGTACAGCCTGGTAGTTGACCCGGACGGCAATATTCATAAATGCTGGGAAACCATTCATGACGGTAAGGAAGCGATCAGTCACGTATCACAGGGCTTTAAAATAGAATCACATCAACCATATATGGATTATGACCGTTCACAGGTTAACGAGATATGCAGTTCATGTAAATATTTGCCGGTATGTGATAAGTTATCCTGCTCGCATCAGGCTTTAAAAGAGGGCATGCCAGATTGCACGCCCTGGAAAACCAAAACGGAAGACAGTCTGAAACATCAATATCTATTAATGGACAGCAGGCCAGATCTGATCATTTTTCCCGGGCATACTAATAAAGTAAACACAGGCCATTCCAATAAATAA
- a CDS encoding head GIN domain-containing protein, whose product MENTLTSQQAYIERFIARKALVWLLLLLVFSNARAQAIKGNGQKQQKIYFVSNYSSIEIYTPVNVYLTNDTGAVAIEADSNIVRHIQVKAVKGTLVIKNDPGTWFNPKTFFKILIPAKKIRNIKNIGSADINTINATLTGPSVQIVNIGSGKIKVAIDCNDLKVKGRDAADFELSGKTQHAMFDLSGSGDVRAQELSTNTAELSLNGSCDAWVNCLVRLNVHIPLSSSSTVYYKGNPQIKKNGLGGSIEKLVL is encoded by the coding sequence ATGGAAAACACACTTACATCACAGCAAGCATATATTGAGCGATTTATAGCGAGGAAGGCCTTGGTTTGGTTACTGCTCTTGCTTGTTTTTTCCAACGCAAGAGCACAAGCTATCAAGGGAAATGGTCAAAAACAACAAAAAATATATTTTGTGAGTAATTACTCATCGATTGAAATATATACTCCGGTAAATGTTTATCTCACTAACGATACCGGAGCGGTAGCTATCGAAGCTGACAGCAACATCGTTCGCCATATACAAGTAAAGGCAGTCAAAGGCACACTCGTTATCAAAAACGATCCGGGTACGTGGTTCAATCCCAAAACTTTTTTCAAGATATTAATTCCTGCTAAGAAGATAAGAAATATAAAAAACATAGGTTCGGCCGATATCAATACGATTAATGCCACACTAACCGGGCCTTCAGTTCAAATTGTTAACATTGGTTCAGGGAAAATAAAGGTGGCTATAGATTGTAATGATTTAAAAGTGAAAGGCAGGGACGCGGCGGATTTTGAGCTGTCAGGCAAAACACAACACGCCATGTTTGATTTGTCGGGAAGTGGGGACGTTCGAGCACAGGAGTTATCAACAAATACAGCGGAGTTGAGCTTAAACGGAAGCTGCGATGCTTGGGTTAACTGCCTTGTTAGGTTAAATGTACATATACCACTCAGCAGCAGCAGTACGGTATATTATAAAGGAAACCCCCAAATTAAAAAAAACGGGCTGGGAGGCAGTATTGAAAAACTTGTGCTTTAA
- a CDS encoding lanthionine synthetase LanC family protein, with the protein MIRERLQSPELISSIGLATLETGLLGLSLFYSYYALYTNNKAYRSSAEHFLWDGLRRLDIYNFKPTHKVDSIDVQLSGLGRFIEFNKKNVFFTIDADDYFADLDVVMSELIIHQINRSDFDTSSGALAAGNYFLSRTEQQGLVERNLINCIKECYNRAHRDPDGDFYWPAPQLENKVYLGISHGSASIINFLANVYEKGIEQNLCLLIIRSAAKFLIKQKRDQINGLFPNYIGEDLFQTQFSQCYGDLGIGYALYKAALLLDDPILKNKSSEILETCLHRSKEDNLTWDASLTYGAAGLGLAFNKIAAITNDARYKYRSTYWHRQTAGYAGCKNKFGGFLSMVAKPEEYNWNTCFSLGIIGIGIAHMLHLKPSLPPIDELLYIS; encoded by the coding sequence ATGATCCGGGAAAGGCTACAATCTCCTGAACTGATTTCATCAATTGGCCTGGCAACCCTTGAAACCGGTTTGTTGGGATTGTCTCTCTTTTATAGCTATTACGCCTTATACACCAATAATAAAGCTTACAGATCAAGTGCGGAGCATTTTCTCTGGGATGGCCTGCGGCGTTTAGATATCTACAATTTTAAGCCAACTCATAAAGTAGATTCTATTGATGTTCAATTGTCCGGCTTAGGTAGATTTATCGAATTCAATAAGAAGAACGTCTTTTTTACGATAGACGCAGATGATTATTTTGCAGATCTCGACGTAGTAATGTCAGAACTAATCATCCATCAAATTAACCGCTCTGACTTCGATACTTCAAGTGGGGCGCTTGCTGCAGGGAATTATTTTTTATCAAGAACCGAGCAACAGGGTTTGGTTGAGCGCAATTTAATAAACTGTATAAAAGAATGTTACAATCGAGCACACCGGGATCCCGACGGGGATTTTTATTGGCCCGCCCCACAGTTGGAAAATAAAGTATATCTGGGCATTTCACACGGATCCGCATCTATTATAAATTTCCTGGCTAATGTTTATGAAAAAGGAATCGAGCAAAACTTATGCCTTCTTATAATCCGAAGCGCGGCGAAATTTCTTATTAAACAAAAAAGAGACCAGATCAATGGCTTGTTTCCGAATTACATTGGTGAGGACCTTTTTCAAACCCAATTTTCTCAATGTTACGGAGACCTTGGTATTGGCTATGCGTTGTACAAGGCCGCGTTGTTGCTGGATGATCCAATTTTAAAAAACAAGTCATCAGAGATTCTTGAAACATGCCTGCATCGCTCAAAAGAGGATAATCTTACCTGGGATGCCAGTTTAACCTATGGAGCAGCCGGTTTGGGCCTCGCATTTAATAAGATAGCTGCAATTACTAATGATGCCAGATACAAATACCGATCCACTTACTGGCACAGGCAAACGGCAGGCTATGCAGGCTGTAAAAATAAGTTCGGTGGATTTTTAAGCATGGTAGCCAAACCGGAGGAGTATAATTGGAATACATGTTTTAGTTTGGGAATAATAGGTATTGGAATTGCTCATATGTTGCACTTAAAACCATCCCTGCCTCCAATTGACGAATTATTATACATTTCCTAA